The DNA segment GGATTGTCGTTACCATAACCTTCCATCAGGTTGATAACACCCCATGCTCCAAGTCCTGCTCCTACTGCCATAACTAAAATCTTTAATACATTTACTGCCTGTGCGAAAAATTCCATGATTTATTCCTCCTCGTTCTCTTCTTTCTTTTCGATTTTGTTGCAAGACATTACAATGAAATTTTTATAAGTCTTGCCGTTTTTAACTCTTTTACTGAAGTAGCCATAGATGTGAATGAAGTCATTCTCCTTAAACTCTTTGACTGTCTCTGCCTTATCGCCATAAGCGGCACAGTTGATATACTCTTTTCCTTTGCCATATCCTTTAGCAAGAGTAAAGTTTACAACCTGTACCTCTTTGTCATCTTTCATGAAGCTTCCAAAAGTCGGCTCCTTGATGAGATTGGCGTTAATATTAATCATTTCTTTATTCATTTTTTCCTCCAAAATTAAAAAAGCGACTGAAAAATTCTTCTCAATCGCAAAGT comes from the Bulleidia sp. zg-1006 genome and includes:
- a CDS encoding Maff2 family mobile element protein; translation: MEFFAQAVNVLKILVMAVGAGLGAWGVINLMEGYGNDNPGAKSQGIKQLMAGGGIVLIGLKLIPLLANVLK
- a CDS encoding single-stranded DNA-binding protein, encoding MNKEMININANLIKEPTFGSFMKDDKEVQVVNFTLAKGYGKGKEYINCAAYGDKAETVKEFKENDFIHIYGYFSKRVKNGKTYKNFIVMSCNKIEKKEENEEE